One Patescibacteria group bacterium DNA window includes the following coding sequences:
- a CDS encoding cell wall metabolism sensor histidine kinase WalK, with protein TGLGLVIVKGIIDAHGGVVGVESQLDKGSTFFFTLPAG; from the coding sequence TACGGGTTTGGGGTTGGTGATTGTCAAGGGTATCATAGATGCCCATGGCGGCGTTGTCGGAGTGGAATCCCAGCTTGACAAGGGAAGCACCTTTTTCTTTACATTGCCCGCTGGGTAA